In Hippoglossus stenolepis isolate QCI-W04-F060 chromosome 20, HSTE1.2, whole genome shotgun sequence, the following are encoded in one genomic region:
- the prkrip1 gene encoding PRKR-interacting protein 1 homolog, with the protein MAAHTQKHNKPGKAGGKEAQPLIIAKTPAEEQRLKLERLMRNPDKLAPIPDRLKEWNPRAPPEFVRDVMGSSAGAGSGEFHVYRHLRRREYQRQDFLDKVAEKQDKDVEYLDKVELNKLAADERTAKRRKKRDKIKEKKLMAKKAKLESNNKTEDGADKSSDDSEEEDEDREAEDDAETPSFIMGKK; encoded by the coding sequence ATGGCGGCGCACACGCAAAAGCATAACAAGCCGGGGAAAGCTGGGGGGAAAGAGGCCCAGCCTCTGATAATCGCCAAAACCCCGGCGGAGGAGCAGCGTCTGAAGCTGGAGAGGTTGATGCGCAACCCGGACAAGCTCGCTCCAATCCCAGACCGACTTAAAGAATGGAACCCGCGGGCTCCGCCGGAGTTCGTCCGGGACGTGATGGGCTCCAGCGCCGGCGCAGGCAGCGGCGAGTTCCACGTTTACCGGCACCTCCGCCGCAGAGAGTACCAGAGACAGGACTTCCTGGACAAGGTGGCAGAGAAGCAGGATAAGGACGTGGAGTATCTGGACAAGGTGGAGCTGAACAAGCTGGCGGCCGACGAGAGGACGGCCAAGCGCCGGAAGAAGCGCGATAAGATAaaggagaagaagctgatggCGAAGAAGGCGAAACTAGAAAGTAACAATAAGACGGAAGACGGCGCCGATAAGAGCTCAGACgacagtgaagaggaggatgaggatagAGAGGCTGAAGATGATGCTGAGACTCCGAGCTTCATCATGGGGAAGAAATAA
- the glrx5 gene encoding glutaredoxin-related protein 5, mitochondrial has protein sequence MNSFIRATARCLRFGAAVYGPRPADVWSAPGRRLLCAAAADVQKDLGEKVTKDKVVVFIKGTPAQPMCGFSNAVVQILRMHGVDDYAAYNVLDDQELREGIKVFSNWPTIPQVYFNGEFVGGCDILLQMHQNGDLVEEFKKLGIRSELLETEKESK, from the exons ATGAACAGCTTCATCAGAGCCACAGCTCGGTGTCTCCGGTTCGGGGCCGCGGTCTACGGGCCCAGGCCAGCCGACGTGTGGTCGGCCCCGGGCCGGCGGCTCCTGTGCGCGGCGGCGGCGGACGTCCAGAAGGACCTTGGCGAGAAGGTGACGAAGGACAAGGTGGTGGTGTTCATCAAGGGGACACCGGCTCAGCCCATGTGCGGCTTCAGTAACGCGGTGGTGCAGATCCTCCGGATGCACGGAGTGGACGACTACGCTGCCTACAACGTGCTGGACGACCAGGAGCTGAGAGAAG GAATCAAGGTGTTCTCCAACTGGCCCACGATCCCCCAGGTGTACTTCAACGGCGAGTTTGTGGGAGGCTGCGACATCCTGCTCCAGATGCACCAGAATGGAGATCTGGTGGAGGAGTTCAAGAAGCTGGGAATCCGCTCTGAACTGCTGGAAACTGAGAAAGAGTCCAAGTAG
- the clmnb gene encoding uncharacterized protein clmnb, whose protein sequence is MRMQDEAKWGSEKRPLGEISDQPQPQDERKAGQKRTFTRWMNGFLHRCDPPLEVHDLFADIQDGRILMALLEELTGCKLLYRFRSSSQRIFRLNNISKALAFLDDRHVKLLGVDASGVADGIPSVVLNLVWIIILHFQVKEVTRGLHTHLSSSLSSLSASGYPSSSDLALQPNDIGSYSCKTLPSKGRKAARAPKYHGKAIKSLLQWVQRCTSKFGVEVHDFGKSWRSGLAFLAVIKCIEPDLVDLRESLAREPRENLQQAFTIAHHSFDITPLLEPEGVMCPSPDEQSIITYVSMFLGHCSGKDKDQTTDIGVPDIPNYGSLESVRFGETLADDTEAQALLRGSEESSEQLLWKRWARRSPGGPRATSLHLNDSVTSHLSSSDGDIVSSCCRRSITEQSEGSAATSPFNKKRGRHRSVLQPPSPLDAGVVNPAIRSWMEKSSNQVHGKSRADESHFSLSSEEGIYSLSVLDSDEEDAYSYILDLNKDVFQRVEEETVEEIDEESKHLEACDMFNGHGGSVVQNAGFEQESEDRSRSVVHREFDLDENESMRYNRPVFDMEPEDGSFRKEEPEEEGVVGGQVHDYGEEEREKETEDVRLVTHGYDKTEALIDEAEICKMAPFEEDTDGGLSVKVSEKMEVDEEEKRESLASVQKGQDGNLGKDKGEEGNIMKEKKGNQHSAVTLVGFGVGVNEIILTNEGVNEIRGVSAARIHTQEENDRKDSGPKMEDLIKNCDVDKTEASTDKDTNSMDSEAVTREEEDDRGLKMKKYKLTDEKTMTIEPLGETTPNNDPDGSVNIHAGVSSWTSNSFSGEGGFTLQSLAASCDITPLELEMLLVFWMLLYCCFILPQMNLGAPLL, encoded by the exons ATGAGAATGCAGGACGAGGCCAAGTGGGGCTCGGAAAAGAGACCACTCGGAGAGATAAGCGATCAGCCTCAGCCTCAAG ATGAGAGGAAAGCAGGGCAGAAGAGAACCTTCACCAGGTGGATGAATGGGTTTCTGCACAGA TGTGATCCTCCGCTCGAGGTGCACGACCTGTTCGCAGACATTCAAGATGGCAGGATACTCATGGccctgctggaggagctgaccGGGTGCAAACTG CTTTACAGGTTCAGGTCGTCTTCTCAACGCATTTTCCGACTGAACAACATTTCCAAGGCCCTGGCGTTCCTAGATGATagacat GTGAAGCTGCTTGGTGTTGACGCCTCTGGTGTTGCTGATGGCATCCCCTCTGTTGTTCTTAACCTTGTCTGGATCATCATCCTGCACTTCCAG GTAAAGGAGGTGACCAGAGGCCTCCACACGCATTTGTCTTCTAGCCTCTCTTCCTTATCAGCGAGCGGTTACCCCTCATCCAGTGACCTCGCTCTCCAGCCAAATGACATTGGCAGCTACTCGTGCAAAACCCTGCCAAGCAAAGGCAGAAAAGCTGCCAGGGCGCCAAAGTACCATGGGAAAGCAATCAAGTCTCTCCTGCAGTGGGTCCAAAGATGCACATCAAA gtTTGGGGTGGAGGTACATGACTTCGGGAAGAGCTGGAGAAGTGGGCTCGCATTCCTCGCTGTGATTAAGTGCATAGAGCCGGACTTGGTGGACCTGCGGGAGAGTCTGGCCAGGGAGCCAAGGGAAAACCTTCAGCAGGCCTTCACGATAGCCCACCACAGCTTTGATATAACACCTCTACTGGAGCCTGAAG GTGTAATGTGCCCCTCACCAGATGAGCAGTCCATCATCACCTATGTGTCTATGTTCCTGGGGCATTGTTCAGGCAAAGATAAG GATCAAACAACGGACATTGGAGTTCCTGATATCCCAAATTATGGTTCCCTTGAGTCAGTGAGATTCGGAGAGACCCTCGCTGACGACACAGAAGCCCAAGCTTTGCTCAGAGGTTCGGAGGAGAGCAGCGAGCAGCTTCTGTGGAAGCGGTGGGCCAGAAGATCCCCGGGTGGCCCCCGTGCCACCTCGCTCCACTTGAATGATTCAGTTACatctcacctctcctccagcgACGGAGACATTGTTTCATCCTGTTGTCGCCGAAGCATCACTGAGCAGTCTGAAGGCAGTGCTGCCACCTCGCCATTCAACAAAAAGAGAGGGCGGCATAGAAGTGTTTTACAGCCACCCAGTCCTCTAGACGCAGGCGTAGTCAACCCAGCCATTCGATCCTGGATGGAGAAAAGCTCGAATCAGGTCCACGGCAAGTCGAGAGCGGATGAGAGTCACTTTTCTTTGAGCTCAGAGGAGGGAATCTACAGTTTGTCAGTGCTGGACTCAGATGAGGAGGACGCCTACAGCTACATCCTGGATCTgaacaaagatgtttttcaaagggtCGAAGAGGAGACGGTGGAAGAAATCGACGAGGAGTCAAAGCATCTGGAAGCATGTGACATGTTCAATGGTCATGGAGGTTCTGTTGTACAAAATGCAGGTTTTGAACAAGAATCTGAAGACAGGTCTCGGTCAGTGGTTCACCGGGAGTTTGATTTGGACGAAAATGAAAGTATGAGATACAATCGACCCGTGTTTGACATGGAGCCAGAGGATGGGAGCTTCAGAAAAGAGGAgcctgaggaggaaggagttGTTGGAGGACAGGTTCATGATtatggtgaggaggagagggagaaggagacagaggatgTTAGATTAGTGACACATGGATATGATAAAACAGAGGCTCTGATAGATGAGGCAGAGATTTGCAAAATGGCTCCGTTTGAGGAAGACACTGACGGAGGGCTTTCTGTAAAAGTGAGTGAGAAGATGGAAGtagacgaggaggagaaaagagaaagtttaGCATCAGTTCAGAAAGGGCAGGATGGAAACTTAGGGAAAGACAAAGGGGAAGAGGGAAATATtatgaaggaaaagaaaggaaatcaaCACAGCGCTGTGACCTTAGTGGGTTTCGGGGTCGGAGTAAATGAAATAATACTAACTAATGAGGGTGTGAATGAAATCCGAGGTGTCAGTGCAGCTAGAATTcacacacaagaagaaaatgacAGGAAAGACTCTGGCCCCAAAATGGAGGATTTAATCAAGAACTGCGATGTAGATAAAACGGAGGCATCcactgacaaagacacaaattcAATGGATTCTGAGGCAGTTacaagagaagaggaagacgacAGGGGACTGAAGATGAAGAAATACAAACTCACCGATGAGAAGACAATGACGATAGAACCTCTGGGGGAAACTACTCCAAACAATGACCCTGATGGAAGTGTTAACATTCATGCTGGTGTTAGCAGTTGGACCTCTAACTCATTCAG CGGCGAGGGAGGATTCACTCTTCAGTCTTTAGCCGCCTCTTGTGACATAACCCCATTAGAGCTGGAAATGCTCTTGGTCTTTTGGATGCTGCTCTACTGCTGCTTCATCCTACCTCAAATGAACCTCGGAGCCCCCCTGCTGTAA